A single Hippopotamus amphibius kiboko isolate mHipAmp2 chromosome 5, mHipAmp2.hap2, whole genome shotgun sequence DNA region contains:
- the SYNPO2L gene encoding synaptopodin 2-like protein isoform X1 — protein MGAEEEVLVTLSGGAPWGFRLQGGAEQRKPLQVSKIRRRSQAGRAGLRERDQLLAINGVSCTSLSHASAMSLIDASGNQLVLTVRRVEDERPVRSPSPGELQALSPLSPLSPEPPGAPVPQPLQPGSLLSPPDSEAYYGETDSDADGPATQEKPRRPRRRGPTRPTPPGAPPEEVYLSDSPAEPAPAVLGPPSQGDSRMSSPSWEDGTTLQPAPAEALLLPHGPLRPGPHLIPMVGPVPHPVAEDLTTTYTQKAKQAKLQRAESLQERIVKEAKTKCRTIASLLTAAPNPHSKGVLMFKKRRQRAKKYTLVSFGAAAGTGAEEEDGIPPTSESELDEEAFSDARSLTNQSDWDSPYLDMELARPSSGAAEGQGPGLGGPLSEASGRGAQLFEQQRQRAASSTQELAGDGPAATLNGQGLQSPPRVQSAPPEAAVLPSSPSPAPVASPRPFLPSGGGSAPAPSIFNRSARPFTPGLQGQRPGTTSVIFRPQAPKRANESLGSLSPAPPPFLSSPLGTTPLPSFTSGVPSHMPIPSAPSTPRSSGPVTATSSLYIPAPNRPVTPGGAPEPPAPASGAAKTSTASIFLSAPLRPAARPEAPAPGPAAPEPPSAREQRISVPAARTGILQEARRRGTRKQMFRAGKEETKNSPNPELLSLVQNLDEKPRAGGAESGPEEDALSLGAEACNFMQPPGGRSYKTLPHVTAKSPPPMAPKTPPPMTPKTPPPVAPKPPSRGFLDGLVNGAAPSAGIPEPPRLQGRGGELFAKRQSRADRYVVEATSGPGLGPRPRSPSPTPSLPSSWKYSPNIRAPPPIAYNPLLSPFFPQAARTLPSKTQSQGPRAAPKQGIKALDFMRHQPYQLKTAMFCFDEVPPTPGPTSLGPPKTARVQEIRRFLTPAPQPTAEPLAPTVLAPRAATTLDEPIWRAELASAPVLSPAPRPESPRGLGTSPSSCGFQVARPRFSATRTGLQAHVWRPGAGHH, from the exons ATGGGTGCTGAGGAGGAGGTGCTGGTCACACTGTCAGGGGGAGCCCCCTGGGGCTTTCGACTTCAGGGGGGGGCCGAACAGAGGAAACCTTTACAGGTATCCAAG ATCCGAAGACGGAGCCAGGCTGGCAGAGCAGGACTCCGGGAGAGGGATCAGCTTTTGGCCATTAATGGGGTCTCCTGCACCAGCCTCTCTCATGCCAGTGCCATGAGCCTCATCGATGCCTCAGGGAATCAGCTTGTCCTCACCGTGCGGCG GGTAGAGGACGAGAGGCCTGTGCGATCTCCATCCCCTGGTGAGCTTCAGGCACTGTCACCCTTGTCTCCGCTGAGTCCTGAGCCCCCTGGTGCTCCAGTTCCCCAGCCTCTCCAGCCTGGGAGCCTCCTCTCGCCCCCTGACAGTGAGGCTTACTATGGAGAGACAGACAGTGATGCTGATGGCCCAGCCACCCAGGAAAAGCCCCGCCGACCCCGCCGCCGAGGCCCCACAAGGCCCACCCCTCCAGGAGCCCCACCTGAAGAGGTCTACCTGTCTGACAGCCCTGCAGAGCCAGCACCCGCTGTCCTTGGGCCTCCCAGCCAGGGTGACAGCCGCATGAGCTCCCCATCTTGGGAGGATGGGACAACTCTTCAGCCAGCCCCGGCCGAGGCCCTGCTGTTGCCCCATGGCCCCCTCCGGCCTGGTCCTCATCTCATCCCTATGGTGGGGCCTGTTCCCCACCCAGTGGCAGAAGATCTTACTACCACCTATACCCAGAAGGCCAAACAAGCCA aACTGCAGAGGGCAGAGAGCCTCCAAGAAAGAATTGTGAAGGAGGCCAAGACCAAATGCCGGACAATTGCATCTCTGCTAACTgcagcccccaacccccactccaaGGGGGTACTGATGTTTAAGAAACGTCGGCAGAGAGCCAAGAAGTACACCCTAGTGAGCTTTGGGGCTGCCGCAGGGACAGGCGCTGAGGAGGAGGACGGCATCCCTCCGACTAGTGAGTCCGAGCTGGACGAAGAAGCCTTCTCCGACGCCCGCAGCCTCACCAACCAGTCCGACTGGGACAGCCCCTACCTGGACATGGAGCTGGCCAGGCCAAGCTCAGGTGCAGCAGAGGGCCAGGGCCCGGGGCTGGGAGGGCCGCTGAGTGAGGCCTCTGGGCGAGGGGCCCAACTCTTTGAACAGCAGCGCCAGCGCGCAGCCTCCAGCACCCAGGAGCTGGCCGGGGATGGTCCAGCCGCCACGCTCAACGGGCAGGGTCTGCAGTCACCACCTCGGGTACAAAGCGCTCCGCCGGAGGCGGCTGTGCTCCCATCCAGCCCTTCACCGGCCCCTGTAGCCAGCCCCAGACCTTTCCTCCCTAGCGGTGGAGGCTCTGCCCCAGCTCCAAGCATCTTTAACAGATCAGCCAGGCCCTTTACTCCGGGCTTACAAGGGCAGCGGCCAGGTACCACCTCGGTTATTTTCCGGCCCCAGGCTCCCAAGAGGGCAAATGAAAGCCTGGGAAGCCTCAGCCCCGCCCCACCGCCTTTCCTGTCCTCTCCGCTGGGGACCACTCCTCTGCCCAGCTTCACTTCAGGGGTTCCCAGCCACATGCCAATCCCCAGTGCCCCCAGCACCCCACGCTCCTCCGGCCCCGTGACGGCCACCAGCTCCCTATACATCCCAGCCCCTAATCGTCCTGTTACGCCAGGCGGAGCCCcggagccccccgcccccgctagCGGAGCTGCCAAGACCTCCACCGCTTCTATCTTCCTATCGGCGCCTCTGCGACCTGCTGCGCGCCCAGAGGCACCCGCCCCTGGCCCCGCGGCCCCTGAGCCCCCCAGCGCTCGGGAGCAGCGCATCTCCGTGCCAGCTGCTCGCACCGGCATCCTCCAGGAAGCCCGGCGCCGGGGGACCCGGAAGCAGATGTTCCGGGCGGGAAAGGAGGAGACGAAGAACTCGCCCAACCCCGAGCTGCTCTCGTTGGTGCAGAATCTGGATGAAAAACCCCGGGCTGGGGGTGCGGAATCTGGTCCAGAGGAGGATGCCCTGAGCCTCGGGGCTGAAGCCTGCAACTTCATGCAACCACCAGGGGGCAGGAGTTATAAGACGTTGCCTCATGTGACAGCTAAAAGCCCGCCTCCAATGGCTCCCAAGACCCCACCCCCTATGACTCCTAAGACTCCACCCCCAGTGGCTCCTAAGCCCCCATCTAGAGGGTTTCTCGATGGGTTAGTGAATGGGGCGGCCCCTTCAGCTGGAATCCCTGAACCACCAAGGCttcagggcaggggtggggagctgtTTGCCAAGCGTCAGAGCCGAGCGGACAGGTATGTGGTGGAAGCTACATCTGGTCCTGGCCTTGGCCCTCGGCCCAGAAGCCCTTCTCCAACcccctcactgccctcttcctgGAAATATTCACCCAATATCCGTGCCCCACCACCTATTGCTTACAACCCACTGCTCTCACCCTTTTTCCCCCAAGCTGCCCGAACTCTCCCTAGTAAGACCCAATCCCAAGGGCCTCGAGCAGCCCCCAAGCAGGGCATCAAGGCTTTGGATTTCATGCGGCACCAGCCCTACCAACTTAAAACTGCCATGTTCTGTTTTGATGAGGTTCCCCCAACTCCTGGACCCACCTCCTTAGGGCCTCCCAAAACTGCCCGAGTCCAGGAGATCCGCCGATTTTTGACTCCAGCACCGCAGCCCACTGCAGAGCCCCTGGCCCCCACTGTGCTTGCACCCCGAGCAGCCACTACATTGGATGAGCCCATCTGGAGGGCAGAGCTGGCCTCAGCCCCTGTCCTTAGCCCAGCCCCTCGTCCAGAGTCTCCCAGGGGTCTTGGgacctcccccagctcctgtggCTTCCAGGTAGCCAGGCCCCGGTTCTCAGCTACTAGAACAGGATTGCAGGCTCATGTGTGGAGGCCTGGGGCGGGCCACCACTGA
- the SYNPO2L gene encoding synaptopodin 2-like protein isoform X2: protein METFEPISQEPLSQASCDKAPSPAPELQDSFYAELQRAESLQERIVKEAKTKCRTIASLLTAAPNPHSKGVLMFKKRRQRAKKYTLVSFGAAAGTGAEEEDGIPPTSESELDEEAFSDARSLTNQSDWDSPYLDMELARPSSGAAEGQGPGLGGPLSEASGRGAQLFEQQRQRAASSTQELAGDGPAATLNGQGLQSPPRVQSAPPEAAVLPSSPSPAPVASPRPFLPSGGGSAPAPSIFNRSARPFTPGLQGQRPGTTSVIFRPQAPKRANESLGSLSPAPPPFLSSPLGTTPLPSFTSGVPSHMPIPSAPSTPRSSGPVTATSSLYIPAPNRPVTPGGAPEPPAPASGAAKTSTASIFLSAPLRPAARPEAPAPGPAAPEPPSAREQRISVPAARTGILQEARRRGTRKQMFRAGKEETKNSPNPELLSLVQNLDEKPRAGGAESGPEEDALSLGAEACNFMQPPGGRSYKTLPHVTAKSPPPMAPKTPPPMTPKTPPPVAPKPPSRGFLDGLVNGAAPSAGIPEPPRLQGRGGELFAKRQSRADRYVVEATSGPGLGPRPRSPSPTPSLPSSWKYSPNIRAPPPIAYNPLLSPFFPQAARTLPSKTQSQGPRAAPKQGIKALDFMRHQPYQLKTAMFCFDEVPPTPGPTSLGPPKTARVQEIRRFLTPAPQPTAEPLAPTVLAPRAATTLDEPIWRAELASAPVLSPAPRPESPRGLGTSPSSCGFQVARPRFSATRTGLQAHVWRPGAGHH, encoded by the exons ATGGAGACTTTTGAGCCCATCAGCCAAGAGCCCCTCAGCCAAGCCAGCTGCGACAAAGCCCCAAGCCCAGCTCCTGAGCTCCAGGACTCATTCTATGCAG aACTGCAGAGGGCAGAGAGCCTCCAAGAAAGAATTGTGAAGGAGGCCAAGACCAAATGCCGGACAATTGCATCTCTGCTAACTgcagcccccaacccccactccaaGGGGGTACTGATGTTTAAGAAACGTCGGCAGAGAGCCAAGAAGTACACCCTAGTGAGCTTTGGGGCTGCCGCAGGGACAGGCGCTGAGGAGGAGGACGGCATCCCTCCGACTAGTGAGTCCGAGCTGGACGAAGAAGCCTTCTCCGACGCCCGCAGCCTCACCAACCAGTCCGACTGGGACAGCCCCTACCTGGACATGGAGCTGGCCAGGCCAAGCTCAGGTGCAGCAGAGGGCCAGGGCCCGGGGCTGGGAGGGCCGCTGAGTGAGGCCTCTGGGCGAGGGGCCCAACTCTTTGAACAGCAGCGCCAGCGCGCAGCCTCCAGCACCCAGGAGCTGGCCGGGGATGGTCCAGCCGCCACGCTCAACGGGCAGGGTCTGCAGTCACCACCTCGGGTACAAAGCGCTCCGCCGGAGGCGGCTGTGCTCCCATCCAGCCCTTCACCGGCCCCTGTAGCCAGCCCCAGACCTTTCCTCCCTAGCGGTGGAGGCTCTGCCCCAGCTCCAAGCATCTTTAACAGATCAGCCAGGCCCTTTACTCCGGGCTTACAAGGGCAGCGGCCAGGTACCACCTCGGTTATTTTCCGGCCCCAGGCTCCCAAGAGGGCAAATGAAAGCCTGGGAAGCCTCAGCCCCGCCCCACCGCCTTTCCTGTCCTCTCCGCTGGGGACCACTCCTCTGCCCAGCTTCACTTCAGGGGTTCCCAGCCACATGCCAATCCCCAGTGCCCCCAGCACCCCACGCTCCTCCGGCCCCGTGACGGCCACCAGCTCCCTATACATCCCAGCCCCTAATCGTCCTGTTACGCCAGGCGGAGCCCcggagccccccgcccccgctagCGGAGCTGCCAAGACCTCCACCGCTTCTATCTTCCTATCGGCGCCTCTGCGACCTGCTGCGCGCCCAGAGGCACCCGCCCCTGGCCCCGCGGCCCCTGAGCCCCCCAGCGCTCGGGAGCAGCGCATCTCCGTGCCAGCTGCTCGCACCGGCATCCTCCAGGAAGCCCGGCGCCGGGGGACCCGGAAGCAGATGTTCCGGGCGGGAAAGGAGGAGACGAAGAACTCGCCCAACCCCGAGCTGCTCTCGTTGGTGCAGAATCTGGATGAAAAACCCCGGGCTGGGGGTGCGGAATCTGGTCCAGAGGAGGATGCCCTGAGCCTCGGGGCTGAAGCCTGCAACTTCATGCAACCACCAGGGGGCAGGAGTTATAAGACGTTGCCTCATGTGACAGCTAAAAGCCCGCCTCCAATGGCTCCCAAGACCCCACCCCCTATGACTCCTAAGACTCCACCCCCAGTGGCTCCTAAGCCCCCATCTAGAGGGTTTCTCGATGGGTTAGTGAATGGGGCGGCCCCTTCAGCTGGAATCCCTGAACCACCAAGGCttcagggcaggggtggggagctgtTTGCCAAGCGTCAGAGCCGAGCGGACAGGTATGTGGTGGAAGCTACATCTGGTCCTGGCCTTGGCCCTCGGCCCAGAAGCCCTTCTCCAACcccctcactgccctcttcctgGAAATATTCACCCAATATCCGTGCCCCACCACCTATTGCTTACAACCCACTGCTCTCACCCTTTTTCCCCCAAGCTGCCCGAACTCTCCCTAGTAAGACCCAATCCCAAGGGCCTCGAGCAGCCCCCAAGCAGGGCATCAAGGCTTTGGATTTCATGCGGCACCAGCCCTACCAACTTAAAACTGCCATGTTCTGTTTTGATGAGGTTCCCCCAACTCCTGGACCCACCTCCTTAGGGCCTCCCAAAACTGCCCGAGTCCAGGAGATCCGCCGATTTTTGACTCCAGCACCGCAGCCCACTGCAGAGCCCCTGGCCCCCACTGTGCTTGCACCCCGAGCAGCCACTACATTGGATGAGCCCATCTGGAGGGCAGAGCTGGCCTCAGCCCCTGTCCTTAGCCCAGCCCCTCGTCCAGAGTCTCCCAGGGGTCTTGGgacctcccccagctcctgtggCTTCCAGGTAGCCAGGCCCCGGTTCTCAGCTACTAGAACAGGATTGCAGGCTCATGTGTGGAGGCCTGGGGCGGGCCACCACTGA
- the MYOZ1 gene encoding myozenin-1, whose product MPLSGTPAPNKKRKSSKLIMELTGGGQESSGLNLGKKISVPRDVMLEELSLLTNRGSKMFKLRQMRVEKFIYENHPDVFSDSSMDHFQKFLPTVGGQLGTAGQGFSYSKGSGGGQAGGSGSAGHYGSDQQHHHQGPGSGSGGAGGPGGQTGRGGTAGTAGVGETGTDDQAGAEGKHITVFKTYISPWERAMGVDSQQKVELGIDLLAYGAKAELPHYKSFNRTAMPYGGYEKASKRMTFQMPKFDLGPLLSEPLVLYNQNLSNRPSFNRTPIPWLSSGEPVDYNVDIGIPLDGETEEL is encoded by the exons ATGCCACTCTCAGggaccccagcccccaacaagaaGCGGAAATCCAGCAAGCTGATCATGGAGCTCACTGGAG GTGGACAGGAGAGCTCGGGCCTGAACCTGGGCAAGAAGATCAGTGTCCCAAGGGATGTGATGTTGGAGGAGCTGTCGCTGCTCACCAACCGGGGCTCCAAGATGTTCAAACTGCGGCAGATGCGGGTGGAGAAATTTATCTATGAAAACCACCCTGATGTCTTCTCTGACAGCTCAATG GATCACTTCCAGAAGTTCCTTCCCACAGTGGGGGGACAGCTGGGTACAGCTGGCCAGGGATTCTCCTACAGCAAGGGCAGCGGCGGAGGCCAGGCAGGGGGAAGTGGCTCTGCCGGACACTATGGCTCTGACCAGCAGCACCATCATCAGGGCCCTGGGTCTGGATCTGGGGGTGCTGGGGGTCCTGGGGGCCAGACTGGCAGAGGAGGAACTGCTGGCACTGCAGGGGTTGGTGAGACAGGAACAG ATGACCAGGCAGGTGCAGAAGGAAAACATATCACTGTGTTTAAGACGTATATTTCCCCATGGGAGAGAGCCATGGGGGTTGACTCTCAGCAAAAAGTGGAACTTGGCATTGACCTGTTGGCCTATGGGGCCAAAGCTGAACTCCCTCACTATAAGTCCTTCAACAG GACAGCAATGCCTTATGGTGGATATGAGAAGGCCTCCAAACGCATGACTTTCCAGATGCCCAAGTTTGACCTGGGGCCCTTGCTGAGTGAACCCCTAGTCCTCTACAACCAGAACCTCTCCAACAGGCCTTCTTTCAATAGAACCCCTATTCCCTGGCTGAGCTCTGGGGAGCCTGTAGACTACAATGTGGATATTGGCATCCCCTTGGATGGAGAAACAGAGGAGCTGTGA